A single region of the Arthrobacter sp. PAMC25564 genome encodes:
- a CDS encoding Ig-like domain-containing protein codes for MARKTWNAGRKIALLGVVCALAAGGGAFAAAAPGLAHAIASEASGPERTTPGLAIPVVAPAQLTVSPADGAKQVNPAAPVSLKVSSGRIERVALTSETGDAVEGTLSADGAGWTASGVLKFNTHYSFTYSVVDNVGRKSNSTRSFGTVSAANEADAAIYPLDGMKVGVAQPLQITFSEPVLNRDAVEKAIRISSSSGQIGAFHWFSNTMVRYRPETFWAANSTITMDMQLFGVDLGNGQIGNFNKKVTVHIGDKKVAIADATAHTFTASINDQPAGQWPATMGDTRFPSARGFLVLMEKYRVEHMSAASIGLKPGDPAYYGELDVNYATRLTPSGEFIHQATDSAMPYIGVTNLSHGCIGLGPDGAKWVFDNMTSGDVVQVINTEGDFANFDDGFGDWNIPWAQYAN; via the coding sequence ATGGCCCGGAAGACCTGGAATGCCGGCCGCAAGATCGCCCTTCTGGGGGTGGTCTGCGCCCTGGCCGCCGGTGGCGGAGCCTTCGCGGCAGCGGCCCCGGGGCTGGCCCACGCCATCGCCTCGGAAGCGTCGGGGCCGGAACGGACGACGCCGGGCCTTGCCATCCCCGTCGTCGCACCGGCGCAGCTCACCGTATCGCCGGCCGACGGCGCCAAGCAGGTCAATCCCGCGGCTCCGGTTTCCCTCAAGGTCAGCAGCGGGCGGATCGAACGCGTTGCCCTCACGAGCGAGACCGGTGACGCCGTGGAAGGGACGCTGAGCGCCGACGGCGCCGGCTGGACGGCGTCCGGGGTGCTGAAGTTCAATACCCACTACAGCTTCACGTACTCGGTGGTGGACAATGTCGGACGGAAATCCAACAGCACCCGGAGCTTTGGTACCGTGTCTGCCGCGAACGAGGCGGACGCCGCGATCTACCCCCTTGACGGGATGAAGGTCGGGGTCGCGCAACCCCTGCAGATCACGTTCAGTGAACCTGTGCTGAACCGGGATGCCGTGGAGAAGGCCATCAGGATCAGTTCCAGTTCAGGCCAGATCGGGGCCTTCCACTGGTTCAGCAACACCATGGTCAGGTACCGGCCGGAAACCTTCTGGGCCGCGAACAGCACCATCACCATGGACATGCAACTGTTCGGGGTCGACCTCGGCAACGGGCAGATCGGAAACTTCAACAAGAAGGTCACGGTCCACATCGGCGACAAGAAGGTCGCTATCGCCGACGCTACGGCGCACACCTTCACGGCGAGTATCAACGACCAGCCAGCCGGCCAGTGGCCCGCGACCATGGGTGACACGCGGTTCCCGTCGGCCCGCGGCTTCCTGGTGCTGATGGAGAAGTACCGCGTGGAGCACATGTCTGCCGCCAGCATCGGGCTCAAGCCGGGCGACCCGGCGTATTACGGCGAGCTTGACGTCAACTATGCCACGCGCCTGACACCCAGCGGGGAGTTCATCCACCAGGCCACGGACTCCGCGATGCCCTACATCGGCGTAACCAACCTCTCGCACGGCTGTATCGGCCTTGGTCCGGACGGTGCCAAGTGGGTCTTCGACAACATGACCAGCGGCGACGTCGTCCAGGTGATCAACACCGAAGGGGATTTCGCCAACTTCGACGACGGCTTCGGGGACTGGAACATCCCCTGGGCCCAGTACGCCAACTGA
- a CDS encoding TIGR01906 family membrane protein encodes MTDASPTPPNRQDPHLDPADDSDEPAFDWMKPHSAIPADPTPADPTPESATADTPMPEESATVSPVPVPEESASARNQQGRRADRNAQEDAVGPSRKGNDAVFSEPLPTSALQIRPPQEDVERRNAERELAARAKPITPRVMQVLLAVFYPLILLVLAVRAVTSPLFLWVEYNRPGFPGDGYGFNTDDRMTYGSYAVDYLSNWSGPRYLGELVSRSGEPLFRDGEVSHMADVKLVILSTFGAGALLILLSLIAVIYLRRRGPGGVRRGLFAGSIIALVIIIGLGALAALGWEQFFTEFHRIFFANGTWTFSLQDTLIRLFPGQFWVDAGIVIGALVLLTSLLTLILTWPTRKRRGLAKEARETGPAKGIVRGSRGKGSKSRDMIAGGGAGPEDAPDPAHEGHHHEPV; translated from the coding sequence GTGACTGACGCAAGTCCCACCCCGCCGAACCGGCAGGATCCGCACCTGGACCCGGCCGATGACTCCGACGAACCCGCCTTCGACTGGATGAAGCCGCACTCGGCGATTCCGGCGGACCCGACGCCGGCGGACCCGACGCCGGAAAGTGCGACGGCGGACACCCCAATGCCCGAGGAATCCGCCACGGTGAGCCCGGTGCCGGTGCCGGAGGAATCCGCTTCCGCCCGGAACCAGCAGGGACGCCGGGCCGACCGGAATGCCCAGGAAGACGCCGTCGGACCTTCGCGGAAGGGGAACGACGCCGTCTTCAGCGAGCCGCTGCCCACCTCCGCCCTGCAGATCCGTCCTCCGCAGGAGGATGTGGAACGCCGGAACGCTGAACGCGAGCTGGCGGCCAGGGCCAAGCCGATCACCCCGCGGGTGATGCAGGTCCTGCTCGCCGTCTTCTACCCGCTGATCCTGCTGGTGCTGGCCGTCCGCGCCGTGACCAGCCCGCTGTTCCTCTGGGTCGAATACAACCGGCCAGGCTTTCCCGGAGACGGCTACGGGTTCAACACGGATGACCGGATGACCTACGGTTCCTACGCCGTGGATTACCTCAGCAACTGGTCCGGCCCGCGCTACCTCGGCGAGCTCGTCAGCCGCAGCGGGGAACCGCTGTTCAGGGACGGCGAAGTCAGCCACATGGCCGACGTCAAGCTCGTCATCCTGTCCACCTTCGGCGCCGGCGCCCTGCTGATCCTGCTCAGCCTGATCGCCGTGATCTACCTGCGCCGCCGCGGTCCCGGGGGAGTGCGCCGCGGCCTGTTTGCCGGCTCGATCATCGCCCTGGTCATCATCATCGGCCTCGGAGCGCTCGCCGCCCTCGGCTGGGAGCAGTTCTTCACCGAGTTCCACCGCATCTTCTTTGCCAACGGCACCTGGACGTTTTCCCTGCAGGACACCCTGATCCGGCTCTTCCCCGGCCAGTTCTGGGTGGACGCCGGAATCGTGATCGGCGCCCTTGTCCTGCTCACATCCCTCCTCACGCTGATTCTTACGTGGCCGACAAGGAAACGCCGCGGCCTGGCCAAGGAAGCCCGTGAGACGGGGCCAGCGAAGGGGATTGTGAGGGGGAGCCGCGGGAAGGGCTCCAAATCCAGGGACATGATCGCCGGCGGCGGCGCCGGGCCGGAGGATGCCCCGGACCCGGCCCACGAGGGCCACCACCACGAACCGGTATAG
- the rsmI gene encoding 16S rRNA (cytidine(1402)-2'-O)-methyltransferase, with product MPVPSGGPGRIVLAATPIGNVGDASSRLVELLSTADIVAAEDTRRLHRLVQTLGITVVGRIISYHEHNEAAKTGELLEAVRSGKTLVMVTDAGMPSVSDPGFRLVEGAVAAGLTVTAAPGPSAVLTALALSGLPTDRFCFEGFLPRKAGERASRLADLDAERRTMVFFEAPHRLEPMLRALRERFGAERRAAVCRELTKTYEEVIRGTLLELLEWAESNEVRGEIAVVVGGAPEREPGKPEDHVAAVNGLIAQGIRLKEAVAAVAEDAKVSKRELYSAVLAAR from the coding sequence CTGCCCGTTCCGTCGGGTGGGCCCGGCAGGATCGTGCTGGCGGCCACCCCGATCGGCAACGTGGGTGACGCATCGTCGCGGCTGGTCGAACTGCTCTCGACGGCGGACATCGTCGCGGCCGAGGATACCCGGCGGCTGCACCGGCTGGTCCAGACTCTCGGCATCACCGTCGTGGGCCGGATCATCAGCTATCACGAGCACAATGAAGCGGCCAAGACCGGCGAGCTGCTGGAAGCGGTCCGTTCCGGCAAGACCCTCGTGATGGTGACCGACGCCGGGATGCCGTCCGTCTCTGATCCCGGCTTCCGCCTCGTGGAGGGCGCAGTGGCCGCCGGACTTACCGTCACGGCCGCCCCCGGGCCGTCCGCGGTACTGACGGCCCTGGCACTCTCCGGCCTCCCGACCGACCGCTTCTGCTTCGAGGGCTTCCTGCCCCGCAAGGCCGGCGAACGGGCTTCCCGGCTCGCGGACCTGGACGCCGAGCGGCGGACCATGGTGTTCTTCGAAGCACCCCACCGGCTCGAGCCCATGCTGCGGGCCCTGCGTGAACGGTTCGGCGCCGAACGCCGCGCCGCGGTCTGCCGCGAACTGACCAAGACGTATGAAGAGGTCATCCGAGGCACGTTGCTCGAACTCCTCGAATGGGCCGAGAGCAATGAGGTCCGCGGCGAAATCGCCGTCGTGGTGGGCGGAGCTCCGGAACGGGAGCCCGGCAAGCCGGAAGACCATGTGGCCGCCGTTAACGGGCTCATTGCGCAGGGAATCCGGCTGAAGGAGGCCGTTGCCGCGGTCGCCGAAGACGCCAAGGTCAGCAAGCGGGAACTCTACTCGGCGGTCCTTGCCGCACGCTGA
- a CDS encoding metallopeptidase family protein → MQSSHQDPGFTVRLADPATGRAAAGSVSAGTVPEGTVKGKSFRQRRRNRHGRGLRGELMLPTLPAYRTRSDIFDDLVLDSAQRLHDIWGKPLDGVRFAVEEIPPGLEKLVADRTPAPMGAYSPATAEEGPVITLYRRVVEQACGGREELQDLVHDVVVEHTAEMLGVPPESLDPVYRRRY, encoded by the coding sequence ATGCAGTCATCGCACCAAGATCCGGGTTTTACGGTCCGCTTGGCTGACCCCGCCACCGGACGTGCCGCGGCCGGTTCCGTTTCCGCTGGAACCGTCCCGGAGGGCACCGTCAAGGGAAAGAGTTTCCGGCAACGCCGCAGGAACAGGCATGGCCGGGGATTGCGCGGCGAACTCATGCTGCCGACCTTGCCGGCCTACCGGACGCGCTCCGATATCTTCGACGACCTGGTCCTGGATTCCGCCCAACGGCTGCACGACATCTGGGGCAAGCCCCTGGATGGCGTCCGCTTTGCCGTGGAGGAAATTCCTCCGGGGCTGGAGAAGCTTGTGGCGGACCGCACGCCCGCGCCGATGGGCGCCTACTCCCCGGCCACCGCGGAGGAGGGCCCTGTCATCACCTTGTACCGCCGCGTGGTTGAGCAGGCGTGCGGCGGCAGGGAGGAACTCCAGGACCTGGTGCACGACGTCGTTGTGGAGCACACGGCCGAAATGCTGGGTGTGCCGCCCGAATCGCTGGACCCGGTGTACCGCCGGCGGTACTAG
- a CDS encoding DUF5719 family protein — protein MHKDGAAAAQNDSAAAPEPLVPSAHADTAGRPPTRTKGTKKAAARKGPRPKGSPRGGTVARVLSALILVAAGGGLVSAAALSPQGPASRQLEAPLTAVPAGSSTGVCPGPARLLEGTAVGSDPQFSPESASAKTSVNAIVLSSGTGVLPGSRLAPLKGSPLVELAKATAAPPATPAAGPPVPVAGVVSQREVDAVSVLSADAQANRQAAAGAVMNYTAGDGDLRGSAAAACQQPANDLWLSGADTALGRTSVLNLSNASGTPATVSLDLFGAKGLIQAPGSRGLLVGPDSTRSVILAGLAPGQDRLSVRVRSAGGPVSAVIQQSALRGLTPGGVDFIAPGTAPAVHQVLSGVDIQDPAGLAALTAKPGFADAGPALQLTVPGSSDAVVEIKLYGRDGQKALPGGGVVTAKAGAVTEVSLAGVPAGLYTVAASSDVSFTAGARVTRGLKSEDATDIAFSPASARLGSQHVVPVPRTGDRYLVFGAPEGRARISYSPITADGKIGTAAAADIAGGTTASIKVPADADGSPLVGYLVSAAGDPAYGAVLLEQDGKQDISTIAIAPGVSGQEQVPVTLGY, from the coding sequence CAAAGGGACGAAGAAGGCGGCGGCCCGAAAGGGTCCGCGTCCGAAGGGATCCCCGCGGGGCGGGACCGTGGCGCGGGTCCTGTCCGCCCTGATCCTCGTCGCGGCGGGCGGCGGACTGGTCTCCGCGGCGGCGCTGTCGCCCCAGGGCCCGGCCAGCAGGCAACTCGAGGCACCCCTGACGGCCGTGCCGGCCGGCAGCAGCACCGGAGTCTGCCCGGGCCCGGCGCGGTTGCTCGAAGGCACGGCGGTGGGCTCCGATCCCCAGTTCAGCCCGGAGTCCGCCAGCGCCAAGACTTCGGTGAACGCAATCGTGCTCAGCTCAGGCACGGGCGTGCTCCCCGGAAGCCGGCTGGCGCCGCTCAAGGGCAGTCCCCTCGTGGAGCTCGCCAAGGCGACGGCGGCGCCCCCTGCCACTCCGGCCGCCGGGCCGCCTGTGCCGGTGGCAGGCGTGGTGTCCCAGCGCGAGGTGGACGCCGTCAGTGTGCTGAGCGCCGATGCCCAGGCAAACCGCCAGGCGGCCGCCGGGGCCGTCATGAACTACACGGCCGGCGACGGAGACCTCCGCGGGTCCGCCGCAGCGGCCTGCCAGCAGCCCGCCAATGATCTCTGGCTGTCCGGGGCGGACACGGCCTTGGGCCGGACCTCGGTCCTGAACCTCAGCAATGCCTCCGGCACCCCCGCCACGGTGAGCCTGGACCTCTTCGGCGCCAAGGGCCTGATCCAGGCTCCGGGGAGCCGCGGCCTCCTGGTGGGACCGGACAGCACCCGCTCCGTCATCCTGGCAGGGCTGGCTCCGGGCCAGGACCGGCTCAGCGTCCGGGTACGCAGCGCCGGGGGCCCGGTGTCTGCCGTCATCCAGCAAAGTGCGCTCCGCGGACTCACGCCGGGAGGCGTCGACTTCATCGCTCCGGGCACGGCCCCGGCCGTCCACCAGGTGCTCTCCGGCGTCGACATCCAGGATCCGGCCGGTCTGGCGGCGCTCACAGCCAAGCCCGGCTTCGCCGATGCCGGACCTGCCCTGCAGCTGACCGTGCCCGGGTCCTCCGACGCGGTCGTGGAAATCAAGCTGTACGGCCGTGACGGCCAGAAGGCACTGCCCGGCGGCGGCGTGGTCACGGCAAAGGCGGGCGCCGTCACGGAAGTTTCGCTGGCCGGTGTGCCCGCCGGTCTGTATACCGTCGCCGCCAGCTCGGATGTCTCCTTCACCGCCGGCGCGCGCGTCACGAGGGGGCTCAAGTCCGAGGACGCGACTGACATCGCGTTCTCGCCCGCCTCGGCCCGGCTCGGAAGCCAGCACGTGGTTCCTGTACCCCGGACGGGGGACCGGTACCTGGTATTCGGGGCGCCGGAAGGCAGGGCCAGGATCTCCTATTCGCCGATTACCGCGGACGGGAAGATCGGGACCGCGGCCGCCGCCGACATCGCCGGTGGCACTACCGCTTCCATCAAGGTCCCCGCCGATGCCGACGGTTCACCGCTTGTGGGCTACCTGGTCTCCGCCGCAGGGGACCCCGCCTACGGGGCGGTGCTGCTCGAGCAGGACGGCAAGCAGGATATATCAACGATCGCCATCGCCCCCGGTGTCTCAGGCCAGGAACAGGTTCCGGTCACCCTGGGGTATTAG
- a CDS encoding phospholipid carrier-dependent glycosyltransferase, producing MGNVTQTPTRTLEAGSAGSAPPDAATGKIPAGRNLEGHRWISRPSEAFTSEALKERLIGSIQSWRDYPPSLRLWFWLIPVLTAALGGVLRFVRLDTPGKLVFDETYYVKDAYSFLVSGYERSWPDKANDSFMAGNPGVLLDTPEYVVHPPVGKWMIAAGMWLFGPDNPFGWRFGAALTGTLSIFLLALIAQKLFHSLTLGAVAGVLLAVDGHHLVMSRTSLLDIFLMFWLLAAFGALLMDRDDGRRRLAERLGRQAAASAGGRPSPLQLAAGPWLGIRWWRLAAGICLGLAVGTKWSALFFLAGFGLMTVFWDLSARRIAGVHGWISGGILKDGVGAFLSIVPVAVLVYTATWTGWFLSKDAYYRHWAEANPSAEWGWLPNAVRSLAHYHLEAYNFHQGLSADHPYKASAWTWLVMGRPTSFFYESPKQGSPGCDTASCTAAILSVGNPVIWWSAAISLGILLFWWAGRRDWRAGAILAGVAAGYLPWFMYPERTTFFFYAVSFEPFLVLALVYCLGLVLGRRTDPPWRRRSGLYLVTLFVVTAVLLSAFFYPVWTAETITYQDWRFRMWMPSWI from the coding sequence ATGGGCAACGTGACGCAGACCCCCACGCGGACGCTCGAGGCCGGTTCCGCCGGATCGGCGCCCCCAGACGCCGCTACCGGCAAGATCCCCGCAGGACGGAACCTGGAGGGGCACCGCTGGATCAGCCGCCCCTCGGAGGCGTTCACCTCCGAGGCACTGAAAGAGCGCCTGATCGGCAGCATCCAGAGCTGGCGGGACTATCCGCCGTCGCTCCGGCTGTGGTTCTGGCTCATTCCCGTCCTCACGGCTGCCCTCGGCGGCGTCCTGCGCTTCGTCCGACTGGACACGCCCGGCAAACTCGTCTTTGACGAGACCTATTACGTCAAGGACGCCTACTCCTTCCTGGTCAGCGGCTACGAGCGGAGCTGGCCCGACAAGGCCAATGACTCCTTCATGGCCGGCAATCCCGGCGTGCTGCTGGACACCCCCGAGTACGTCGTGCACCCGCCGGTCGGCAAATGGATGATCGCCGCGGGGATGTGGCTGTTCGGCCCGGACAACCCCTTCGGCTGGCGGTTCGGGGCAGCCCTGACCGGGACGCTGTCCATCTTCCTGCTGGCCCTGATCGCCCAGAAGCTCTTCCACTCGCTGACCCTCGGCGCCGTCGCCGGGGTGCTCCTCGCGGTGGACGGCCATCACCTGGTGATGTCCCGGACCTCCCTGCTGGACATCTTCCTGATGTTCTGGCTCCTGGCAGCCTTCGGGGCCCTGCTGATGGACCGCGACGACGGCCGGCGCCGGCTCGCGGAACGGCTCGGCCGCCAGGCGGCCGCCTCCGCCGGCGGCCGCCCCTCCCCTCTCCAGCTCGCCGCCGGCCCATGGTTGGGCATCCGCTGGTGGCGCCTCGCGGCCGGCATCTGCCTGGGCCTTGCGGTGGGCACCAAATGGTCCGCCCTGTTCTTCCTTGCCGGATTCGGCCTGATGACCGTCTTCTGGGACCTGAGCGCGCGCCGGATTGCGGGCGTGCATGGGTGGATCAGCGGCGGCATCCTCAAGGACGGCGTCGGGGCCTTCCTGAGCATCGTCCCCGTCGCCGTCCTGGTGTACACGGCCACCTGGACCGGCTGGTTCCTTTCCAAGGACGCCTACTACCGGCACTGGGCCGAGGCCAATCCCTCGGCCGAATGGGGCTGGCTGCCCAACGCCGTCAGGTCCCTGGCCCACTACCACCTCGAGGCCTACAACTTCCATCAGGGACTCAGCGCGGACCACCCGTACAAGGCCAGCGCCTGGACCTGGCTGGTGATGGGCCGGCCCACCTCCTTCTTCTACGAATCCCCCAAGCAGGGCAGTCCCGGCTGCGACACCGCCAGCTGCACCGCTGCCATCCTCTCGGTCGGCAACCCGGTGATCTGGTGGAGCGCGGCCATCAGCCTGGGTATCCTGCTCTTCTGGTGGGCGGGCCGCCGCGATTGGCGTGCCGGCGCCATCCTCGCCGGGGTAGCGGCGGGCTACCTGCCCTGGTTCATGTACCCCGAACGGACCACCTTCTTCTTCTACGCCGTGTCCTTCGAGCCGTTCCTCGTGCTGGCGCTGGTGTACTGCCTGGGCCTGGTCCTGGGACGCCGGACGGACCCGCCCTGGCGCCGACGTTCCGGGCTGTACCTGGTCACGCTGTTCGTGGTCACGGCCGTGCTGCTCTCCGCGTTTTTCTACCCGGTCTGGACCGCCGAGACGATCACGTACCAGGACTGGCGCTTCAGGATGTGGATGCCCTCCTGGATCTAG
- a CDS encoding Trm112 family protein, whose protein sequence is MPKLSPELLSVLRCPVTGSPLVQDGEELVTTSADDSGQKLRYTIEDGIPLLLPPELLPAAAAAAADQHDAGQHDAGPLPAAN, encoded by the coding sequence ATGCCAAAGCTCAGTCCCGAACTGTTGTCTGTCCTTCGATGCCCCGTGACCGGATCCCCGCTGGTGCAGGACGGCGAGGAACTCGTGACCACTTCCGCCGATGACTCCGGGCAGAAGCTGCGCTACACGATCGAAGACGGCATCCCCCTGCTGCTGCCGCCCGAGCTGCTCCCGGCTGCCGCCGCGGCCGCCGCCGATCAGCACGACGCGGGCCAGCACGACGCCGGGCCCCTCCCCGCCGCCAACTAG
- a CDS encoding DUF3499 domain-containing protein, protein MGAIRLCSRSACRNSAVATLTYVYADSTAVLGPLATYAEPHCYDLCQQHADSLTVPRGWEVMRLAMPATPAGPGPDDLLALANAVREAAARPAATEPVKGQRTLHPALEAPAVAEGTRRGHLRVLREPS, encoded by the coding sequence GTGGGTGCAATACGTCTCTGTTCAAGGTCAGCCTGCCGCAATTCAGCGGTGGCCACTTTGACGTACGTCTACGCCGACTCCACCGCTGTTCTGGGACCGCTGGCAACGTACGCCGAGCCACACTGTTACGACCTGTGTCAACAGCATGCTGATTCCCTGACTGTTCCCCGCGGCTGGGAAGTGATGCGCCTCGCGATGCCGGCAACCCCTGCAGGTCCCGGTCCCGACGACCTGCTGGCCCTGGCCAACGCCGTCCGTGAGGCAGCCGCCCGCCCCGCAGCGACGGAGCCGGTCAAGGGGCAGCGCACCCTGCACCCCGCGCTCGAGGCTCCGGCCGTCGCCGAGGGCACACGACGGGGGCATCTGCGCGTCCTGCGCGAACCTTCGTGA
- the ahcY gene encoding adenosylhomocysteinase, whose product MTFDYKIADISLAEAGRHQIRLAEHEMPGLMSLREEFGASQPLKGARIAGSLHMTVQTAVLIETLTALGAEVRWASCNIFSTQDEAAAAVVVGAGTVEDPQGVPVFAWKGETLEEYWWTAQQILSWPGADSNPDLGPNMILDDGGDATMLVHKGVEFEALGAVPSAAADESEEGRVFLDVLRASLQADPQKWTRIGSRLLGVTEETTTGVHRLYQLAEQGKLLFPAINVNDSVTKSKFDNKYGIRHSLPDGINRATDVLMGGKVAVVCGYGDVGKGAAEAFRGQGSRVIVTEIDPICALQAAMDGYQVSKLESVLGEGHIFITTTGNKDVIMAEHMAGMRDKAIVGNIGHFDNEIDMAGLARIPGIRKVEIKPQVHEWVLDAGTAEERSIIVLSEGRLLNLGNATGHPSFVMSNSFANQTIAQIELFTKRDQPEGAREYEKQVYVLPKILDEKVARLHLDALGVELTELSKEQAEYLDLDVAGPYKPEHYRY is encoded by the coding sequence ATGACTTTCGATTACAAGATTGCGGACATCTCCCTGGCCGAGGCGGGCCGCCATCAGATCCGCCTGGCCGAGCACGAGATGCCGGGACTCATGTCCCTGCGGGAGGAATTCGGCGCCAGCCAGCCGCTCAAGGGTGCGCGCATCGCCGGCTCCCTGCACATGACGGTCCAGACCGCCGTGCTGATCGAGACCCTCACCGCGCTCGGCGCCGAGGTGCGCTGGGCCTCCTGCAACATCTTCTCCACCCAGGACGAGGCAGCAGCCGCCGTCGTCGTCGGCGCCGGAACCGTTGAGGACCCGCAGGGCGTCCCGGTGTTCGCATGGAAGGGCGAGACGCTGGAGGAGTACTGGTGGACTGCCCAGCAGATCCTTTCCTGGCCGGGTGCGGACAGCAACCCGGACCTGGGCCCGAACATGATCCTGGACGACGGCGGCGATGCCACCATGCTGGTGCACAAGGGTGTTGAATTCGAAGCCCTCGGCGCCGTCCCGTCCGCCGCGGCGGACGAATCCGAGGAAGGCCGCGTCTTCCTCGACGTGCTGCGCGCGTCCCTGCAGGCCGATCCGCAGAAGTGGACCCGCATCGGCTCCCGCCTGCTCGGCGTCACCGAGGAAACCACCACCGGCGTGCACCGCCTCTACCAGCTCGCGGAGCAGGGCAAGCTGCTATTCCCGGCGATCAACGTCAACGACTCGGTCACCAAGAGCAAGTTTGATAACAAGTACGGCATCCGGCACTCCCTGCCGGACGGCATCAACCGCGCCACCGATGTGCTGATGGGCGGCAAGGTCGCGGTCGTCTGCGGTTATGGCGACGTCGGCAAGGGCGCCGCGGAGGCGTTCCGCGGCCAGGGTTCGCGCGTGATCGTCACGGAAATCGACCCGATCTGCGCGCTCCAGGCAGCCATGGACGGCTACCAGGTGTCCAAGCTGGAATCCGTCCTCGGCGAAGGCCACATCTTCATCACCACCACGGGCAACAAGGACGTCATCATGGCCGAGCACATGGCCGGGATGCGGGACAAGGCCATCGTGGGCAACATCGGCCACTTCGACAACGAGATCGACATGGCCGGACTGGCCCGGATCCCTGGTATCAGGAAGGTCGAGATCAAGCCCCAGGTGCACGAGTGGGTGCTCGACGCCGGGACCGCGGAAGAACGCTCCATCATCGTCCTCTCCGAGGGCCGCCTGCTGAACCTGGGGAACGCCACCGGTCACCCCTCCTTCGTGATGAGCAACTCCTTCGCCAACCAGACAATCGCGCAGATCGAGCTGTTCACCAAGCGGGACCAGCCCGAGGGCGCGCGCGAGTACGAAAAGCAGGTCTACGTGCTGCCGAAGATCCTGGACGAGAAGGTTGCGCGCCTGCACCTTGACGCGCTCGGTGTTGAACTGACCGAGCTGTCCAAAGAACAGGCCGAGTACCTGGATCTGGACGTCGCCGGCCCGTACAAGCCGGAGCACTACCGCTACTAG